The following proteins are co-located in the Billgrantia tianxiuensis genome:
- a CDS encoding substrate-binding periplasmic protein: MSMLALLSLPAVASLEGLTFITEEYPPYNYRQDDRLEGISVELLERIFRETDTARSREDILYYPWARGYDTALSEPGTVLFSTTRTEQREPLFQWVGPIATDRVTLIARRDSDIRLDDIADVIAGGYRIAVIREDIGAQRLQEAGVPDSQVHAAISNVSALRMLERGRVDLWAYSEDVAFWLMHEENLPTTDYVPALTISESDLYYALNPRTDPALVAEMQEALNRLREGGVLSEILGGTIAFNTEEYPPYNYEDENGRITGTSTELLRAALEAAELDADFRLLPWARAYTEAQLRERHCVYSTTRTPEREELFTWIGPLISSTWAAFALADADIDADSLEDLQELQVGSFREDAVGHYAASQGVPIVVASAERENIGRLRAGLIDAWVTGEETAWLLAEEAGLSLRRLFAFNEVDLYLACHPSVPDQFVTRLQAALDRALAEAEAP, translated from the coding sequence ATGTCGATGCTGGCTCTGCTGTCGCTCCCGGCGGTCGCAAGCCTGGAAGGGCTGACCTTCATCACCGAAGAGTACCCTCCCTACAACTACCGGCAGGACGACCGGCTCGAAGGCATTTCAGTCGAGCTTCTCGAACGCATATTCCGCGAAACCGATACTGCGCGCTCCCGCGAGGACATACTCTACTACCCTTGGGCACGCGGCTATGACACGGCGCTCTCCGAACCGGGTACGGTGCTATTCTCCACCACCCGTACCGAGCAGCGCGAACCGCTGTTCCAATGGGTGGGTCCCATTGCCACCGACAGGGTCACGCTGATCGCCCGCCGCGACAGCGACATACGCTTGGACGACATCGCGGACGTGATCGCCGGAGGCTATCGCATTGCCGTGATTCGCGAAGACATCGGCGCCCAGCGGCTACAGGAAGCCGGGGTGCCAGACAGCCAGGTGCATGCCGCGATCTCCAACGTCAGCGCACTGCGTATGCTGGAACGCGGCAGGGTCGACCTGTGGGCCTACAGCGAGGATGTCGCCTTCTGGCTGATGCACGAAGAGAATCTGCCGACTACCGACTACGTTCCCGCCCTGACCATCAGCGAATCCGACCTCTACTATGCCCTGAACCCCCGCACCGACCCCGCGCTGGTGGCGGAAATGCAGGAGGCGCTGAACCGCCTGCGTGAAGGCGGTGTGCTGAGCGAAATCCTCGGCGGCACCATCGCCTTCAACACCGAGGAATATCCGCCCTACAACTACGAAGACGAAAACGGCAGGATCACGGGCACCTCCACCGAACTGCTGCGCGCTGCGCTCGAAGCCGCCGAGCTCGATGCCGATTTTCGCCTGCTGCCCTGGGCACGCGCCTATACCGAAGCCCAACTGCGCGAACGCCACTGCGTCTACTCGACCACCCGCACACCGGAGCGTGAGGAGCTGTTCACCTGGATTGGCCCGCTGATCTCCAGTACCTGGGCCGCCTTCGCCCTGGCAGACGCCGACATCGATGCCGATTCTCTGGAGGACTTGCAGGAGCTGCAGGTGGGTAGCTTCCGCGAGGACGCCGTTGGCCACTACGCTGCCAGCCAAGGCGTGCCCATCGTCGTGGCCAGCGCCGAACGCGAGAACATTGGACGCCTGCGCGCTGGACTGATCGATGCCTGGGTCACCGGCGAGGAGACTGCCTGGCTCCTCGCCGAGGAGGCCGGCCTGTCGCTGCGCCGGCTGTTCGCCTTCAACGAGGTCGATCTCTACCTGGCCTGTCACCCCTCGGTGCCCGACCAGTTCGTCACTCGCCTGCAAGCGGCTCTCGACCGCGCACTCGCCGAAGCGGAGGCACCCTAG
- a CDS encoding GGDEF domain-containing protein, protein MKHPPGMDRQPRRRSLTAKQAGLTLAIALLLSIIAGAIELALDARAMRLEIVRDTQYRLDLVHGTAAEAAFQLNTELATQVVDGLFNGGRVASVAISDDFDRIMAARQRSQTATTSWVASALFDDILHYQQTLLYQAGSGNPPQPVGELELTLALDRLTRDFTDRSLLIFTLGVAKALAIAALLALVFHWFVTRPLLKVHAAIVETDPRQPGRWPKPAMGGHDNDELGHLVESVDQLLQAFQQGLDQRDQLHQISTMDGLTGIANRRHFDAFLEREWQRAHRNGYAISIIFIDIDHFKEFNDHYGHLAGDDTLRAIAEALTRVVHRASDLVARYGGEEFVCVLPDTDLEGALRVAERVHQEIRALDIPHAHSAREGRVTASLGVASGVPAKNPAGCEELLAQADRQLYRAKHQGRDQVASQT, encoded by the coding sequence GTGAAGCACCCTCCTGGCATGGATCGCCAACCCCGCAGACGCAGCCTGACTGCCAAGCAGGCCGGTCTTACGCTTGCCATCGCGCTGCTGCTCAGCATCATCGCCGGCGCCATCGAACTGGCGCTCGACGCCCGCGCCATGCGCTTGGAAATCGTGCGTGACACCCAGTACCGTCTCGACCTGGTTCACGGCACCGCCGCCGAAGCCGCCTTTCAGCTCAACACCGAACTGGCGACCCAGGTCGTCGATGGCCTGTTCAACGGCGGCCGAGTCGCGAGCGTCGCCATCAGCGATGACTTCGATCGCATCATGGCCGCACGCCAACGCAGCCAGACAGCCACCACCAGTTGGGTGGCCAGCGCCCTGTTCGACGACATCCTTCATTACCAGCAGACGCTGCTCTACCAAGCAGGCTCCGGCAACCCACCGCAGCCGGTAGGCGAACTCGAGCTGACCCTGGCACTCGACCGCCTGACTCGCGACTTCACCGACCGCAGCCTGCTGATCTTCACGCTGGGTGTCGCCAAGGCGCTGGCCATTGCGGCCCTGCTGGCGCTGGTGTTCCACTGGTTCGTAACCCGCCCCCTGCTGAAGGTGCACGCCGCGATCGTCGAGACCGACCCACGCCAGCCCGGCCGCTGGCCGAAGCCGGCCATGGGAGGTCATGACAACGACGAGCTGGGACACTTGGTGGAGAGCGTCGATCAACTGCTCCAGGCATTCCAACAGGGCCTCGACCAGCGCGATCAGCTCCATCAAATCTCCACCATGGATGGTCTAACCGGTATTGCCAATCGTCGCCATTTCGACGCCTTCCTCGAGCGGGAGTGGCAGCGTGCCCACCGCAACGGCTACGCCATCTCGATCATTTTCATCGATATCGACCACTTCAAGGAGTTCAACGACCACTATGGTCACCTCGCTGGTGACGATACGCTGAGAGCCATTGCCGAGGCTCTCACCCGCGTGGTCCACCGCGCCTCTGACCTGGTGGCTCGCTACGGCGGCGAGGAGTTTGTCTGCGTGCTGCCCGATACCGATCTGGAGGGCGCCTTACGAGTGGCTGAGAGGGTCCACCAGGAGATCCGCGCCCTGGACATTCCCCACGCCCACTCGGCCCGCGAGGGCCGGGTTACCGCCAGCCTCGGCGTGGCCAGCGGTGTGCCCGCCAAGAACCCGGCCGGCTGCGAGGAGCTGTTGGCCCAGGCCGACAGACAGCTCTACCGCGCCAAGCATCAGGGCCGCGACCAGGTAGCCTCGCAGACCTGA